The Labeo rohita strain BAU-BD-2019 unplaced genomic scaffold, IGBB_LRoh.1.0 scaffold_1186, whole genome shotgun sequence genome contains the following window.
GAAGCGCTGAAGTTCTTTGATAGTGGCTGGTTGGGGCCAGTTGACCACAGCGCGTACCTTAGAATCATCCATGGCGACTCCCTCTGGACTGATGATGTATCCCAGGAACGAGATTTTGGTCTGGTGGAACTCACATTTTCCAGTTTAGCATATAGTTGATGCTGCAAGAGGTGCTGGAGGACTGACCGAACGTGGTTAACATGTTCTTGGAAGGAGTCTGAATAGATTAGAATGTCATCAATGTAGACGATCACCCAGCGGTTGAGCATGTCCCTGAAGACGTCATTTATGAAGGCCTGGAAACACAGACGGACTGTTGACCAAACCGAAGGGCATGACACGGTATTCATAGTGACCAGTGGTAGTTGAAAAGCCAGTCTTCCATTCATCACCCTCCTTTATTCGGATGAGGTTGTAGGCACTGCGCAAGTCCAGCTTAGTGAAGAATTTAGCGGTGCGCAGTTGTTCTAGGGCAGCAGGAACGAGTGGGAGCGGGTAGCGGAACTTGATGGTGATTTCATTGAGACCTCGGTAATCGATGCAAGGACGGAGACCACCATCTTTCTTTTTGACAAAGAAGAAGCCGGCTGAAGCAGGAGagtggatggacagatgaagcCCTTTCTTAACTCTTCCTCTATGTAGGCTTTCATAGCGGCTGACTCTGGTTGGGAAAGGGGAAACACACGACCCTTGGGAGGATGAGAACCTGGCAACAGGTCTATGGCACAGTCGGTGGAGCGATGTGGTGGCAGTTGCGATGCCTTGGTCTTGCTGAAAGCCTCAGCGAGGTTCCAGTATTCCTTGGGCAGCTTAGCGAGATCGGGTGATGTGATGCGTGATCCGTCACCCACTGCTTTAGGTGGCATATTAGAGAGGCATTGTTCTTGGCAGGACTCTGACCATTGCTGAATCTGTCTCTCAGTCCAGGAAATGACCGGGTTGTGTTTTTCCAGCCAAGGGAAGCCCAGGATGATCGGAGTTTGAGAGGTTGAGATAGGCAAACTGTCTCAGTGTGGAGAGCCCCAGCGCAGAGAGTGAGATCATCCGTTGTGTGTTGAATCTGCCAGGAGCCCAGGGGATGCCCGTCTACTGCTGCCACTGCCAAATGGGAAACACATGGGACAAGAGGAATGGCATGAGTTCTGGCAAATTCACGGTCTATGAAATTCCCGGCAGCACCGGAATCAACAAGAGCTGTGGTATGAACAATTTTACTActgatttttagcattactGGAATTTCAATACAGGAAGGTGAATGAGAACCAGAACTCACCGCAGCAGTTTTACGAGGTGGGCGTGTGGGGCAGGATGATCTCATGTGCCCGGGCAAACCACAGTAGAGACAGAGGTTCCTTTGAATTCGCCGTCTCCTCCGAGCTGATGTGTGTAACTCCCAGCTGCATGGGTTCGCTCTCTGGTTGGTGTGGACTGGTAGAGACAGAGTTGTTGGGTGATCGTTGTGGGCGGCGTGCTCGAAGGAGGTTGTCGACGCAATGGCCAGATCAATGAATTGAGCCAGGGATTTAACCTCATCCCGGCAGGCGAGTTCCGACTGCAGCTCGGCATTGAGTCCCTTGCGAAACAACAGTTTGAGGGGATCGTCCAGCCATCTGGTTTGAGCAGCCAGCGTGCGGAAGGTTAAAGCATAGTCAGCCGCGGAGTTCTTGCCTTGTCGAAGCTGAAGTAGAGTACAAAGACAATCGGGTTGGCAACGAGAGATCAAACAGGAATAAACACTCAGAAATGTCAGCAGCAGCAAAACAAGACTTCGCGAGGTGGTGAGCGTGAGCGTGCTTAATATAGTCTGTGGGTAATGGCTGACACCTGTGCCGGTGATCAGCCCCAGGAACGGGGTTGTGGGAAATGGAGTCCGAATGAAACTAATACTCTGGTGACGGTTCCCTCTGGTGGTGAtcagagggagccacagaggctGGATTCGtgacagatgtgtgtgtgctttttttttctatgtccCATAAATTTTATTAGGAAATCTGGCAGTGGATGGAGCCGCTATACAGTCATCAACATTTATGAGCTGGTTTGCTGAAAAGGCCATTGATAGTAATCGAGGTCTCCAGAAGAATACGTCATGCTCGTCAACCCTTAATGAGACTAACCCGTGGTGGAGGCTGGATCTGTGTGATGTGTACAAAATTAGTAAAGTGGTCATCACTAACAGAAACGACTGCTGTGCAGAACGAATAAACGGAGCGGAGATTCACATCGGAAACTCTTTGGAGAACAACAGCAATGACAATCCCATGTGAGAAACTTGAGtttgacagaaagaaagacattgaGCACAAATGTGAAGGATTAATGCAGATATGACAGTGTCTCTAtattctttctctctgtctgtagaTGTGCTGTTATTCCTGCTATTCCAGCATGTGAGTCCTACAACTACTCATGTGGTGGGATGGAGGGACGTTATGTGAATCTGATCATTCCTGGAGACATGAAGATACTCACTCTGTGTGAGGTGGAAGTTTATGGACAAGGTGCAACACTGCCACATATTTTGTCAACAAAACAGTAAGGagcattaatatgttttaataaagcAACCTTCACTAATTCACATGTATCTGTGTATCTTTGTTTAGGTCCAATTTTAAAGAGATAATTTGTAAAGTTGCAGTTTAACTCCAGAGTTGATTTAACTGACCCTTCAGTGAGAGAAACTGTTCTGAAacaggtgagaaaaaaaaaatatcagcaGCTCTCTTTTGAAAAACAGACCTCATAGTCCTGAAGTTGAGATGCACATGAAATTAAGTGAAACgcttaaatgtctttatagacATTTTAAGTCTTGTTGTGTGTTTGGAGGTTTAAATGAAACCTTCATTATTAGTGAAGATTTTACTGATCgtatatataattaaagttGTTTCAGGAAAATCACCaaacactttaataataaatcgCTCCAGAGCTGCTTTGTGACGGATATAATGGCATTGTTTTAATCAGGGTTTACAGAGGTACAATACAAGTCTCTATGAATATTTGAGCATATTGTTATATTTCAATGTAATCAGTTTAGTATAAATATGTTATTTCAGTTGGGATCTGTTCTAGCTGACAAAGGATTCACAAACGTGACTCTACGTTGGTCTCAAACCCCTAAACGGGTGATCCAGAAGGTGAATGCTGATAAAAGTGAGTATGTTCTCATAATTGTACAATAACATATGAAACAAGCTGCACAAATAGGAATGATTTTATaggaaataatttatttacaggtCGTTGTGGCAATGGAAAATAACACACTGGAAATCATCACTGTTTGTATTTCAGTaaatttctgtttattaaagacaTTAATTCTGATTCTAAATGCATTGCCTGGAATTTCTTTATAATTATGCTTACAATGAAAAGATTCACTTTTGCTTACTTTCTTTTTAGTGTTGATTCACATATTTCAGAATGATACAGCGTCTTGTATAACTGTTTATTGTAAATacagttttacaaaaaaaataaataaataaatattacatttacattcacacAACCCACAAGTGTTATTCATTTCAATATGTTAGTTGTGTATTCACTGTTGCCCCAGTGATATAAAAAGGCTGAAGACAGTTTATTCTATGGGAAATGCATCTGCTAGATGAGTAAATCAAATGTacagaatttttacatttacctgATTAATGTGGTTAATGAGTCTGTTCATAAAATCTCATACTGTAGTAGATGTAACACAGCCGTCAAATATATAGTTCATTTGAAACACTGTCTGATGCAAACAGGTTATTTTCCCTGATTTATTTTCTAGATATTGTGTTATTTCCATTACTCTAATAAATGTCTGCAGTATCTCAGGCCACATCAGAGTCTCTGTGACCACAATCAGTTTAtctggaaacaaaacaaaatacaatttaaaactagTGAGAGACTGATCCAAAACAACGTGCAGAACAAACACTGTGGATGAATTTGTCATGTCAGACATGTAGAGTGAACTTTTAGAGATCTGGAGGTGATGGAtggattgtgtgtgttttgtgaggaTCTACTCACCTTCATGACACACAAAAGGAAATTGATTATTGTAAGACCTGTCATGCTATCGTCTCTGAGCGTTCAGTTCAACAGCTGTACAGTCTTCACTATATCCATAATTATCAGGTTAATGACACTGAATGAAGAGTCTGAGATCTGACCACTGCCATGGGTCTATG
Protein-coding sequences here:
- the LOC127157730 gene encoding fucolectin-like is translated as MEGRYMIVHIPGDLKILSLTEVGIYGYLAGNLAVDGAAIQSSTFMSWFAEKAIDSNRGLQKNTSCSSTLNETNPWWRLDLCDVYKISKVVITNRNDCCAERINGAEIHIGNSLENNSNDNPICAVIPAIPACESYNYSCGGMEGRYVNLIIPGDMKILTLCEVEVYGQGPILKR